One part of the Streptomyces sp. AM 2-1-1 genome encodes these proteins:
- a CDS encoding lysophospholipid acyltransferase family protein, which produces MADAKVIPFDDDRSRSSGGGGSRAARRRTGTGPHTGPASGRAEGTTAPVSALPGAQVPGQGYGGTEPPQGAQEPHEAPNPPGDAGRGDWERRLAGGLAFLRRRVTGDYEVDEFGYDEELTDQVLMSLLRPLAEKYFRVEVKGVENIPADGGALVVSNHSGTLPLDGLMLQVAVHDHHPAERHLRLLAADLVFRLPVVNELARKAGHTLACAEDAQRLLELGEIVGVMPEGFKGLGKPFGDRYKLQRFGRGGFVSTALRAGVPIVPCSIVGAEEIYPMLGNAKTVARVLGFPYFPVTPTFPWLGPLGMVPLPTKWTIQFGEPIPTDGYAPEAAEDPMLMFNLTDQVREQIQHTLYTLLVERRSVFF; this is translated from the coding sequence ATGGCGGACGCCAAGGTCATTCCCTTCGACGACGACCGGTCCCGGTCCTCGGGCGGGGGCGGATCCCGTGCCGCCCGCCGCCGGACCGGCACCGGCCCGCACACCGGTCCGGCCTCCGGGCGGGCCGAGGGCACCACGGCACCCGTGAGCGCCCTGCCGGGGGCCCAGGTGCCCGGACAGGGGTACGGCGGTACGGAACCGCCCCAGGGGGCGCAGGAGCCGCACGAGGCCCCGAACCCACCGGGGGACGCCGGGCGCGGTGACTGGGAGCGGCGGCTCGCGGGCGGTCTGGCCTTCCTGCGGCGGCGCGTCACCGGCGACTACGAGGTGGACGAGTTCGGCTACGACGAGGAGCTGACCGACCAGGTCCTCATGTCGCTGCTGCGGCCCCTCGCGGAGAAGTACTTCCGGGTGGAGGTGAAGGGCGTCGAGAACATCCCGGCGGACGGCGGGGCGCTCGTCGTCTCCAACCACTCCGGCACGCTGCCGCTGGACGGGCTGATGCTCCAGGTCGCCGTGCACGACCACCACCCCGCCGAACGCCACCTGCGGCTGCTCGCCGCCGACCTCGTCTTCCGGCTGCCCGTCGTCAACGAGCTGGCCCGGAAGGCCGGCCACACCCTGGCCTGCGCGGAGGACGCGCAGCGGCTGCTCGAACTCGGCGAGATCGTCGGGGTGATGCCCGAGGGCTTCAAGGGGCTCGGGAAACCCTTCGGCGACCGGTACAAGCTCCAGCGCTTCGGCCGCGGCGGCTTCGTCTCGACCGCGCTGCGGGCCGGGGTGCCGATCGTGCCGTGCTCGATCGTGGGCGCGGAGGAGATCTACCCCATGCTCGGCAACGCCAAGACGGTCGCCCGGGTGCTCGGCTTCCCGTACTTCCCCGTCACGCCGACCTTCCCGTGGCTCGGGCCGCTCGGGATGGTGCCGCTGCCGACGAAGTGGACCATCCAGTTCGGCGAGCCCATCCCCACCGACGGCTATGCGCCGGAGGCGGCGGAGGACCCGATGCTGATGTTCAACCTGACCGACCAGGTACGCGAACAGATCCAGCACACGCTCTACACCCTGCTGGTGGAGCGCCGCTCGGTCTTCTTCTGA
- a CDS encoding glutaredoxin family protein, producing MSALLRRTKKKPADRVVTLLGKPGCHLCEEAGEVVAAVCAETGASWEEKDITQDEALYAQYWEQIPVVLIDGEQHTFWRVDAKRLRTALGA from the coding sequence ATGAGTGCCCTGCTGCGTCGTACGAAGAAGAAGCCCGCCGACCGGGTCGTCACGCTCCTCGGGAAGCCCGGTTGCCATCTCTGCGAGGAGGCCGGGGAGGTCGTGGCGGCGGTGTGCGCGGAGACCGGCGCGTCGTGGGAGGAGAAGGACATCACTCAGGACGAGGCGTTGTACGCGCAGTACTGGGAGCAGATCCCGGTGGTGCTGATCGACGGGGAACAGCACACCTTCTGGCGGGTGGACGCGAAGCGGCTGCGCACGGCATTGGGTGCCTGA
- a CDS encoding bifunctional uroporphyrinogen-III C-methyltransferase/uroporphyrinogen-III synthase, translating into MSPTGPAVSDFPLLSAQGHVTFLGAGPGDPGLLTLRAVEALASADVLVAEPEVLDVVRTHARAGVSTPELTVVDTTSTAAGVPVLRDAANIVMEAAKGGRRVVRAVAGDPGLDGGAGAEMLACAAAGVPFEVVPGVANVVGVPAYAGVPLRDAQGADVRFVDARTATDRCWSEVGASDATAVVSTTLDAVAAAAGELVSAGRKPDTPLTVTVAGTTTRQRTWTATLGTIAQLFKQTKVLPSPDGHQPVIAVVGERTSAAQRDQLAWFESKQLFGWKVLVPRTKEQAASLSDQLRSYGAVPHEVPTIAVEPPRTPQQMERAVKGLVTGRYEWIAFTSVNAVKAVREKFEEYGLDARAFAGIKVAAVGEQTAASLVDFGVKPDLVPSGEQSAAGLLEDWPPYDPVFDPIDRVFLPRADIATETLVAGLIDLGWEVDDVTAYRTVRASPPPADTREAIKGGGFDAVLFTSSSTVRNLVGIAGKPHNVTVIACIGPATAKTAEEHGLRVDVLAPEPSVHKLAEALAEFGARRRDAAKEAGDPVTRPSERRPGARRRRTTT; encoded by the coding sequence TTGAGCCCCACCGGCCCCGCCGTGTCCGACTTTCCGCTGCTGTCCGCACAGGGACACGTCACCTTCCTCGGCGCCGGTCCCGGCGACCCGGGTCTGCTGACGCTGCGCGCCGTCGAGGCGCTCGCGAGCGCGGACGTCCTTGTCGCAGAGCCCGAGGTGCTCGACGTCGTGCGCACACATGCGCGGGCAGGCGTGAGCACCCCTGAGCTGACCGTCGTTGACACGACGTCAACAGCCGCCGGAGTGCCTGTACTCAGGGACGCGGCCAATATTGTCATGGAGGCCGCGAAGGGCGGCAGGCGGGTCGTCCGTGCGGTCGCGGGCGACCCGGGGCTGGACGGGGGCGCGGGGGCCGAGATGCTCGCGTGCGCCGCCGCCGGAGTGCCCTTCGAGGTAGTCCCGGGCGTCGCCAACGTCGTCGGCGTGCCCGCGTACGCCGGTGTGCCGCTGCGTGACGCGCAGGGCGCGGACGTGCGCTTCGTGGACGCCCGCACCGCCACCGACCGCTGCTGGAGCGAGGTCGGCGCCAGCGACGCGACGGCCGTCGTCTCGACCACGCTGGACGCCGTCGCGGCGGCCGCGGGCGAGCTGGTGTCGGCGGGCCGCAAGCCCGACACCCCGCTGACCGTCACGGTCGCGGGCACCACCACCCGCCAGCGGACGTGGACCGCGACCCTGGGCACCATCGCGCAGCTCTTCAAGCAGACGAAGGTGCTCCCGTCGCCCGACGGGCACCAGCCCGTCATAGCCGTGGTCGGGGAACGCACCTCGGCCGCCCAGCGCGACCAGCTCGCGTGGTTCGAGTCCAAGCAGCTCTTCGGCTGGAAGGTGCTCGTCCCGCGCACGAAAGAGCAGGCGGCCTCGCTCTCCGACCAGCTGCGCTCCTACGGCGCGGTGCCGCACGAGGTGCCGACGATCGCCGTCGAGCCGCCGCGTACGCCCCAGCAGATGGAGCGGGCCGTCAAGGGCCTGGTCACCGGCCGGTACGAGTGGATCGCGTTCACCTCGGTGAACGCGGTGAAGGCCGTGCGGGAGAAGTTCGAGGAGTACGGGCTCGACGCCCGCGCCTTCGCCGGGATCAAGGTCGCGGCCGTCGGTGAGCAGACCGCCGCCTCGCTCGTCGACTTCGGTGTGAAGCCCGACCTGGTGCCCTCGGGCGAGCAGTCCGCCGCCGGACTGCTGGAGGACTGGCCGCCCTACGACCCGGTCTTCGACCCGATCGACCGCGTCTTCCTGCCGCGCGCCGACATCGCCACCGAGACCCTGGTGGCGGGCCTGATCGACCTGGGCTGGGAGGTCGACGACGTGACGGCGTACCGCACGGTCCGCGCCTCGCCGCCCCCGGCGGACACCCGGGAGGCGATCAAGGGCGGCGGTTTCGACGCGGTGCTCTTCACCTCGTCCTCGACCGTCCGCAACCTGGTCGGCATCGCGGGCAAGCCGCACAACGTGACGGTGATCGCGTGCATCGGCCCGGCCACCGCGAAGACCGCCGAGGAGCACGGCCTGCGGGTCGACGTCCTTGCGCCGGAGCCCTCGGTGCACAAGCTGGCCGAGGCGCTGGCGGAGTTCGGCGCGCGGCGCCGGGATGCGGCCAAGGAGGCCGGCGACCCGGTGACCCGCCCGAGCGAGCGCCGTCCGGGTGCGCGGCGGAGGCGTACGACGACCTGA
- a CDS encoding redox-sensing transcriptional repressor Rex: MATGRTHRPATRSRGIPEATVARLPLYLRALTALSERSVPTVSSEELATAAGVNSAKLRKDFSYLGSYGTRGVGYDVEYLVYQISRELGLTQDWPVAIVGIGNLGAALANYGGFASRGFRVAALIDADPAMAGTPVAGIPVQHTDDMDRILADNGVSIGVITTPPGAAQQVCDRLVAAGVTSILNFAPTVLSVPEGVDVRKVDLSIELQILAFHEQRKAGEDGAPDDTDEGAPPMRATPVSRKGPDGDMPAVMPA; this comes from the coding sequence GTGGCAACTGGCCGAACTCACCGACCGGCGACCCGAAGCCGAGGAATTCCCGAGGCCACTGTCGCCCGACTCCCCCTGTATCTGCGCGCCCTCACCGCTCTGTCGGAGCGCTCCGTTCCGACGGTCTCCTCCGAGGAACTCGCCACGGCCGCGGGGGTCAACTCCGCGAAGCTCCGCAAGGACTTCAGCTACCTGGGTTCCTACGGCACCCGCGGGGTGGGGTACGACGTCGAGTACCTCGTCTACCAGATCTCCCGCGAGCTCGGCCTCACCCAGGACTGGCCCGTCGCCATCGTCGGCATCGGTAACCTCGGCGCGGCCCTCGCCAACTACGGCGGCTTCGCCTCCCGGGGCTTCCGGGTCGCCGCGCTGATCGACGCCGACCCCGCGATGGCCGGTACCCCGGTCGCCGGCATCCCGGTCCAGCACACCGACGACATGGACCGCATCCTCGCCGACAACGGCGTGTCCATCGGCGTGATCACCACCCCGCCCGGCGCCGCCCAGCAGGTCTGCGACCGCCTCGTGGCCGCCGGTGTCACCTCGATCCTGAACTTCGCGCCGACCGTCCTCTCCGTCCCGGAGGGCGTCGACGTGCGCAAGGTGGACCTCTCCATCGAGCTCCAGATCCTCGCCTTCCACGAGCAGCGCAAGGCCGGCGAGGACGGCGCCCCCGACGACACCGACGAGGGTGCGCCGCCGATGCGCGCGACCCCCGTCAGCCGGAAGGGACCCGACGGGGACATGCCCGCGGTGATGCCGGCATGA
- a CDS encoding ECF subfamily RNA polymerase sigma factor, BldN family, translating into MYPHVGVDASGLATLRATVLDRLRGFVPTAYAAPALATPAPAPAGPCYALAERGAVVGRRSNRAAPASSTVRRPTADSDSARMMDLVERAQAGEADAFGRLYDQYSDTVYRYIYYRVGGKATAEDLTSETFLRALRRISTFTWQGRDFGAWLVTIARNLVADHFKSSRFRLEVTTGEMLDANEVERSPEDSVLESLSNAALLQAVRRLNPQQQECVTLRFLQGLSVAETARVMGKNEGAIKTLQYRAVRTLARLLPDDAR; encoded by the coding sequence GTGTACCCACACGTCGGGGTTGACGCCTCGGGCCTGGCTACGCTGCGTGCAACGGTCCTCGACCGCTTGCGCGGCTTCGTCCCCACCGCGTACGCCGCACCCGCGCTCGCCACCCCTGCACCCGCACCTGCCGGCCCTTGCTATGCCCTGGCGGAACGCGGTGCGGTGGTCGGAAGACGCAGCAACCGCGCCGCCCCGGCCTCGTCCACCGTCCGCCGCCCCACCGCCGACAGCGACAGCGCGCGCATGATGGACCTCGTCGAGCGCGCACAGGCCGGCGAGGCCGACGCCTTCGGCCGCCTCTACGACCAGTACAGCGACACCGTGTACCGGTACATCTACTACCGCGTGGGCGGCAAGGCCACGGCGGAGGACCTCACCAGCGAGACCTTCCTCCGCGCGCTGCGCCGCATCTCGACCTTCACCTGGCAGGGCCGTGACTTCGGTGCCTGGCTGGTCACCATCGCGCGCAACCTCGTCGCCGACCACTTCAAGTCCAGCCGATTCCGGCTGGAAGTGACCACCGGCGAGATGCTCGACGCCAACGAGGTCGAGCGCTCCCCCGAGGACTCCGTGCTGGAGTCGCTCTCCAACGCCGCGCTGCTGCAGGCCGTGCGGCGGCTCAACCCGCAGCAGCAGGAGTGCGTCACGCTCCGGTTCCTGCAAGGGCTCTCGGTGGCCGAGACCGCCCGCGTGATGGGCAAGAACGAGGGTGCGATCAAGACCCTCCAGTACCGGGCCGTCCGCACCCTCGCCCGTCTCCTGCCGGACGACGCCCGCTGA
- a CDS encoding glutamyl-tRNA reductase → MSLLVVGLSHRSAPVSVLERASLAQDAQVKLLQDTLAAEPAAEATVLATCNRIELYADVDKFHAGVAELSTLLAQHSQVGLDELTPHLYVHYEDRAVHHLLSVACGLDSMVVGEGQILGQIKDALALGQELHTAGRLLNDLFQQALRVGKRAHSETGIDRAGQSLVTFGLEQLADGEDVAAWARGKRALVIGAGSMSSLAAATLARTGVGEIVVANRTRARADRLVEILGQAAGPELRARAVGMGAVTDELTRADVVVSCTGSTGLVLTAEAIAEAIGAEYDATSVAVPPASPGAPVDALDQHAAWVENGSPAQDGETDAAPRAIPAQSVSERNPNARNTSARDAGPVRLAVLDLAMPRDVDGGAHRIDGVRLVDIESLAEASADAPMAADVDRVRGIVSAEVAAFGAAQRAAHITPTVVALRTMAADVVAGEIARLDGRLPDLDEKQRAEITQTVRRVVDKLLHAPTVRVKQLASEPGGAGYADALRELFDLDPQTVAAVSRADLNDPNRGRS, encoded by the coding sequence ATGAGCCTCCTCGTCGTCGGACTGAGCCACCGCAGCGCCCCCGTCTCCGTACTGGAGCGGGCCTCGCTCGCCCAGGACGCCCAGGTCAAGCTGTTGCAGGACACCCTCGCCGCGGAGCCCGCGGCCGAGGCGACCGTGCTGGCCACCTGCAACCGCATCGAGCTCTACGCCGACGTGGACAAGTTCCACGCGGGCGTGGCCGAGCTCTCCACCCTGCTCGCGCAGCACAGCCAGGTCGGGCTGGACGAACTCACTCCTCATCTCTACGTGCACTACGAGGACCGTGCCGTCCACCACCTGCTCTCGGTGGCCTGCGGGCTGGACTCGATGGTCGTGGGCGAGGGCCAGATCCTCGGCCAGATCAAGGACGCGCTCGCCCTGGGGCAGGAGCTCCACACGGCGGGCCGGCTGCTCAACGACCTCTTCCAGCAGGCCCTGCGGGTCGGCAAGCGCGCCCACAGCGAGACCGGCATCGACCGCGCCGGACAGTCGCTGGTCACCTTCGGCCTGGAGCAGCTCGCCGACGGCGAGGACGTCGCCGCCTGGGCCCGGGGCAAGCGCGCCCTGGTCATCGGGGCCGGTTCGATGTCCTCGCTGGCCGCCGCGACCCTGGCCCGTACCGGGGTCGGCGAGATCGTCGTCGCCAACCGGACCCGGGCCCGTGCCGACCGCCTGGTGGAGATCCTCGGCCAGGCCGCCGGACCGGAGCTGCGCGCCCGCGCCGTCGGGATGGGCGCCGTCACGGACGAACTGACACGTGCCGACGTCGTGGTGTCCTGCACCGGATCCACCGGACTCGTGCTGACCGCCGAGGCGATCGCGGAGGCCATCGGCGCGGAGTACGACGCCACCTCCGTCGCCGTACCCCCGGCCTCGCCCGGCGCCCCGGTGGACGCGCTGGACCAGCACGCCGCCTGGGTGGAGAACGGCTCGCCCGCCCAGGACGGGGAGACGGACGCCGCACCCCGCGCCATCCCCGCCCAGAGCGTCTCGGAGCGGAACCCGAACGCGCGGAACACCTCCGCGCGGGACGCCGGACCCGTGCGGCTCGCCGTCCTCGACCTCGCGATGCCGCGGGACGTCGACGGCGGCGCGCACCGGATCGACGGCGTGCGCCTCGTCGACATCGAGTCGCTCGCCGAGGCGTCCGCGGACGCCCCGATGGCGGCCGACGTCGACCGGGTGCGGGGCATCGTCTCCGCCGAGGTGGCCGCCTTCGGCGCCGCCCAGCGCGCCGCGCACATCACCCCGACCGTCGTCGCCCTGCGCACGATGGCCGCCGACGTGGTGGCCGGTGAGATCGCCCGGCTCGACGGACGCCTGCCCGACCTCGACGAGAAGCAGCGCGCCGAGATCACGCAGACGGTGCGCCGCGTCGTCGACAAGCTCCTGCACGCGCCGACCGTGCGGGTCAAGCAGCTGGCGAGCGAGCCCGGCGGTGCCGGGTACGCGGACGCGCTGCGAGAACTCTTCGACCTCGACCCGCAGACGGTGGCCGCCGTCTCCCGGGCAGACCTGAACGACCCGAATAGAGGGCGGTCATGA
- the hemC gene encoding hydroxymethylbilane synthase: MTDSSPQGGANNTPLRLGTRRSKLAMAQSGLVAEAVSEVTGRAVELVEITTFGDVSREDLAQIGGTGVFVAALREALLRGEVDFAVHSLKDLPTAQPEGLVLAAVPVREDPRDVLVARDGLTFAELPAGARVGTGSPRRMAQLNAYARSHGLSIETVPIRGNVDTRIGFVRDGELDAVVLAAAGLSRLGRTDEVTDFLSPDTVLPAPGQGALAIECAATSADLAAALAELDDPYTRVAVTAERSLLAALEAGCSAPVGALADLLVDGQAVNELRLRGVVGSTDGSSLVQLSTTGPVPTSHDDAAALGRELASEMLAKGAAGLMGERAL; this comes from the coding sequence ATGACCGACAGCTCACCCCAGGGTGGGGCCAACAACACGCCGCTCCGGCTCGGCACCCGGCGCAGCAAGCTCGCCATGGCCCAGTCGGGCCTGGTCGCGGAGGCGGTCAGCGAGGTGACCGGACGGGCCGTCGAGCTCGTCGAGATCACCACGTTCGGCGACGTCTCGCGCGAGGACCTGGCGCAGATCGGCGGCACCGGAGTGTTCGTCGCCGCGCTGCGCGAGGCGCTGCTGCGGGGCGAGGTGGACTTCGCGGTCCACAGCCTCAAGGACCTGCCGACCGCGCAGCCCGAGGGTCTGGTGCTGGCCGCCGTGCCGGTCCGTGAGGACCCGCGCGACGTGCTGGTGGCCCGCGACGGGCTGACCTTCGCGGAGCTTCCGGCCGGTGCCCGGGTGGGTACGGGTTCGCCGCGCCGCATGGCGCAGCTGAACGCGTACGCCCGGTCGCACGGCCTTTCCATAGAGACCGTGCCGATCCGCGGCAACGTGGACACGCGCATCGGATTCGTACGCGACGGTGAGCTGGACGCGGTGGTTCTCGCCGCGGCCGGTCTCAGCCGTCTCGGCCGCACGGACGAGGTGACGGACTTCCTGTCGCCCGACACCGTGCTGCCCGCTCCCGGTCAGGGAGCACTGGCGATCGAGTGCGCCGCAACCAGCGCCGACCTCGCCGCCGCGCTCGCGGAGCTCGACGACCCGTACACCCGGGTCGCCGTCACCGCCGAGCGTTCCCTGCTCGCCGCCCTGGAGGCCGGCTGCTCCGCACCCGTGGGTGCGCTGGCCGACCTCCTGGTCGACGGTCAGGCTGTCAACGAACTGCGCCTGCGCGGCGTCGTCGGTTCCACCGACGGTTCCTCGCTGGTGCAGCTGTCCACTACCGGTCCCGTTCCCACGTCGCACGACGACGCGGCGGCCCTCGGTCGCGAACTCGCGTCGGAGATGCTCGCCAAGGGTGCGGCCGGTCTTATGGGGGAGCGAGCACTTTGA
- a CDS encoding SMI1/KNR4 family protein, producing the protein MCTGNEVEMASPLERLRGLLGEPEEPWGWPRRQIWEDSEEHLGTALPSDYKAFMDLYGPGTLGGYLHLDRPTDLLTPDELAAFWSLDGLREARAGHEEFSPFPFHPDPGGLICWGGDEHCNEYYFLPGDADPGAWEIVVGSEAGEWYRTDGPFTAFLTRCFDRLDRAPFMDRSWPEAHARYEPADG; encoded by the coding sequence ATGTGCACAGGGAACGAGGTGGAGATGGCGTCGCCGCTGGAACGCCTCCGGGGCCTGCTCGGTGAACCGGAGGAGCCCTGGGGATGGCCACGTCGGCAGATCTGGGAGGACTCCGAAGAGCACCTCGGGACCGCGTTGCCCTCGGACTACAAGGCCTTCATGGACCTGTACGGGCCGGGCACCCTCGGCGGTTACCTCCATCTCGACCGGCCGACGGACCTCCTCACCCCCGACGAACTGGCCGCGTTCTGGTCCCTGGACGGCTTGCGCGAGGCACGGGCGGGACACGAGGAGTTCTCTCCGTTCCCCTTCCACCCCGACCCCGGTGGGCTCATTTGCTGGGGTGGGGACGAGCACTGCAACGAGTACTACTTCCTGCCCGGCGACGCGGACCCGGGTGCGTGGGAGATCGTGGTCGGCAGCGAAGCCGGCGAGTGGTACCGCACCGACGGGCCCTTCACCGCCTTTCTGACACGCTGCTTCGACCGACTCGACCGGGCGCCGTTCATGGACCGGAGCTGGCCGGAGGCGCATGCCCGCTACGAACCCGCCGACGGGTAG
- a CDS encoding DUF5667 domain-containing protein — translation MIANVSAHRRANAFAQALEEQTPQGAAAGQPEETAGPAAPGPLLALANGLGELPAPQFDPEVKVVQRAQLVAAMEAMFAEGGASTGPAVPEQRPRGAHRASPLRKLRPRSRWAKGLTAGGLTVGVAAGAFGGVAAASSNALPGDSLYGLKRGMEDIQRSMADSDTDRGEAFLDQASTRLSEARRLMERGRSGPLDHESLGEIRRALSGMSHDAAEGHRLLHAAYESEGTLGPIQTLDSFTRSHRDSWSSLRDRLPVQLADVGEKVSSVLAAMDEEVAPLESLLPRTPDRSGAGSERSGVPQDESGSPRTTPSAAASSAPSAAPPAEDASPAPSGSSASPEAPDGLLTGGTDGLLDGLPTDDRAAPSDSGGAEEAGGSDGSTTPDVTLPPLLPGLLPGLGISAEDEGE, via the coding sequence GTGATCGCAAACGTTTCGGCACACCGGCGGGCGAACGCCTTCGCCCAGGCCCTGGAGGAGCAGACGCCCCAGGGTGCGGCGGCCGGACAGCCCGAGGAGACGGCCGGCCCGGCCGCCCCCGGACCGCTGCTGGCCCTGGCGAACGGCCTCGGTGAACTGCCGGCGCCGCAGTTCGATCCCGAAGTCAAAGTGGTGCAGCGGGCACAGCTCGTCGCCGCCATGGAAGCGATGTTCGCCGAGGGCGGTGCGTCCACGGGTCCCGCCGTGCCCGAGCAACGCCCCAGGGGAGCCCACCGGGCCTCCCCGCTCCGCAAGCTCCGCCCCCGCTCCCGGTGGGCGAAAGGGCTCACGGCCGGCGGGCTCACCGTCGGCGTGGCGGCGGGCGCGTTCGGCGGAGTGGCCGCCGCCAGCTCCAACGCGCTCCCCGGCGACTCGCTGTACGGCCTCAAGCGGGGCATGGAGGACATCCAGCGCTCCATGGCCGACAGCGACACCGACCGGGGCGAGGCCTTTCTCGACCAGGCCTCCACCCGGCTCAGCGAGGCGCGCCGCCTGATGGAGCGCGGCCGTTCCGGTCCGCTCGACCACGAGTCCCTGGGCGAGATCCGGCGCGCTCTCAGCGGTATGTCGCACGACGCCGCCGAGGGTCACCGGCTGCTCCACGCCGCGTACGAGAGCGAGGGCACCCTGGGTCCCATCCAGACCCTGGACTCGTTCACGCGCTCGCACCGGGACAGCTGGAGCAGTCTGCGCGACCGGCTGCCCGTCCAGCTCGCCGACGTCGGGGAGAAGGTGAGCTCGGTACTGGCGGCCATGGACGAAGAGGTCGCCCCGCTGGAGTCGCTGCTGCCCCGCACCCCGGACCGGAGCGGTGCGGGGTCGGAGCGGTCCGGGGTTCCGCAGGACGAGAGTGGCTCCCCGCGGACCACCCCCTCCGCGGCCGCCTCGTCGGCACCCTCCGCGGCGCCCCCGGCCGAGGACGCCTCACCCGCGCCCTCCGGTTCGTCGGCGTCGCCGGAGGCTCCGGACGGGCTCCTCACGGGCGGCACGGACGGGCTGCTGGACGGGCTGCCGACGGACGACCGCGCCGCCCCGTCGGACTCGGGCGGCGCGGAGGAAGCCGGTGGCTCCGACGGTTCGACCACGCCGGACGTCACCCTGCCGCCCCTGCTGCCCGGTCTCCTCCCCGGCCTGGGCATCAGTGCGGAGGACGAGGGCGAGTAA
- a CDS encoding HAD-IB family hydrolase has translation MASLGWLTPRGRSATARSVLAGEAAAEAARKASLDGDTAITAEPDAGAPGEPVFPVSGDHRAAAFFDLDNTVMQGAALFHFGRGLYKRKFFQRRELARFAWQQAWFRLAGVEDPEHMQDARDSALSIVKGHRVSELTSIGEEIYDEYMADRIWPGTRALAQAHLDAGQKVWLVTAAPVETATIIARRLGLTGALGTVAESVDGVYTGRLVGEPLHGPAKAEAVRALAAAEGLDLGRCAAYSDSHNDIPMLSLVGHPYAINPDAKLRKHARTHDWRLRDYRTGRKAAQVALPAAAGVGALAGGTVAAVALHRRRR, from the coding sequence ATGGCCTCTCTTGGATGGCTCACACCCCGCGGGCGCTCCGCCACGGCACGGAGCGTGCTGGCGGGCGAGGCGGCGGCCGAGGCCGCCCGCAAAGCGTCGCTGGACGGCGACACCGCGATCACCGCGGAGCCGGACGCCGGTGCGCCCGGGGAGCCGGTCTTCCCGGTCTCCGGCGACCACCGCGCCGCCGCCTTCTTCGACCTCGACAACACCGTGATGCAGGGCGCCGCGCTCTTCCACTTCGGCCGGGGCCTCTACAAACGGAAGTTCTTCCAGCGCCGGGAGCTGGCGCGGTTCGCCTGGCAGCAGGCGTGGTTCCGGCTGGCCGGCGTGGAAGACCCGGAACACATGCAGGACGCCCGCGACAGCGCCCTCTCGATCGTCAAGGGCCACCGCGTCTCCGAGCTGACCTCCATCGGCGAGGAGATCTACGACGAGTACATGGCGGACCGCATCTGGCCGGGCACCCGCGCGCTCGCCCAGGCGCACCTGGACGCCGGGCAGAAGGTCTGGCTGGTCACCGCCGCTCCGGTGGAGACCGCCACGATCATCGCCCGCCGGCTCGGCCTCACCGGCGCGCTCGGCACGGTCGCCGAGTCCGTCGACGGCGTCTACACCGGCCGCCTCGTCGGCGAACCGCTGCACGGCCCCGCCAAGGCCGAGGCGGTACGCGCGCTGGCCGCGGCCGAGGGCCTGGACCTCGGGCGCTGTGCCGCGTACAGCGACTCGCACAACGACATCCCGATGCTCTCGCTGGTCGGCCACCCGTACGCGATCAACCCGGACGCCAAGCTCCGCAAGCACGCGCGCACCCACGACTGGCGGCTGCGGGACTACCGCACCGGCCGCAAGGCCGCCCAGGTCGCGCTGCCGGCCGCCGCCGGGGTCGGCGCGCTGGCCGGCGGCACCGTCGCCGCGGTCGCCCTGCACCGCCGCCGCCGCTGA